One stretch of Schlesneria sp. DSM 10557 DNA includes these proteins:
- the pepT gene encoding peptidase T: MDTLLNRFLRYVQIDTQSDETSSSYPSTAKQLNLSKLLADECREMGLADVTCDEFGIVMASVPATVKHDVPVIAWVAHVDTSPEFTAENVKPVLHENYQGGDLVLPGDPTKVIRVDENPDLTKCHGHTLITTDGTTLLGADDKSGVAVIMSAAAELLKQGSKLQHGLVRLCFTCDEEIGRGTDKVDLKKLGAVVAYTLDGAGTNEIDAETFSADGAVVTVKGINTHTSVAKGAMVNAVRILSQFLARLPTATLSPETTDGQQGFIHPYHIEGSVVEASARLILRDFEAPQLAEQARLLESIAISLRAEHPRAEITIETRPQYRNMRDNLAKEPRAISKAINAFRSLGREPRTTIVRGGTDGSLLTAMGLPTPNLSTGEHNPHSPLEWTSLQEMQAATEVLVQLAQEWAK, from the coding sequence ATGGATACTTTGCTCAATCGCTTCCTCCGCTACGTCCAGATCGACACTCAATCCGACGAGACCAGTAGCTCTTACCCCAGCACTGCCAAGCAGTTAAATCTCAGCAAGCTACTTGCGGACGAGTGCCGCGAAATGGGACTGGCCGATGTCACCTGCGACGAATTCGGAATTGTCATGGCGTCTGTCCCCGCCACGGTCAAGCACGACGTTCCCGTCATTGCCTGGGTGGCTCACGTCGACACCTCGCCCGAATTTACGGCAGAAAATGTCAAACCTGTCCTCCACGAGAATTATCAGGGGGGCGATCTGGTCCTTCCCGGTGACCCCACCAAAGTCATCCGGGTGGACGAAAACCCGGATCTCACGAAGTGCCATGGTCACACATTGATCACCACTGATGGAACAACCCTGCTGGGAGCCGATGACAAATCGGGTGTCGCGGTCATTATGTCCGCCGCAGCCGAATTGCTGAAACAGGGATCAAAGCTCCAGCATGGCCTGGTACGACTCTGCTTCACCTGTGATGAAGAAATCGGGCGTGGGACCGACAAGGTCGATCTGAAAAAACTTGGCGCAGTAGTGGCTTATACGCTCGATGGCGCCGGGACCAACGAAATCGATGCGGAAACCTTTTCCGCAGACGGGGCGGTCGTCACGGTCAAAGGGATCAATACGCACACCTCCGTCGCCAAAGGGGCCATGGTCAACGCTGTACGGATCCTCAGCCAGTTTCTTGCCCGTCTGCCCACCGCAACACTCAGCCCCGAGACCACTGATGGACAGCAGGGCTTCATTCATCCCTATCACATTGAAGGAAGTGTCGTGGAAGCTTCAGCACGCCTGATTCTGCGCGACTTTGAAGCGCCACAACTGGCCGAACAGGCCCGGCTGCTGGAGTCCATCGCGATTTCGCTGCGTGCGGAGCATCCCCGGGCCGAGATCACGATCGAAACTCGCCCTCAGTACCGCAATATGCGCGACAATCTGGCCAAAGAGCCGCGTGCGATTTCCAAGGCGATCAACGCCTTCCGCTCACTAGGCCGTGAGCCCCGAACGACGATCGTGCGCGGGGGAACCGATGGTTCCTTACTGACAGCCATGGGGTTACCCACCCCGAATCTGTCGACGGGCGAACATAATCCGCACTCACCACTGGAATGGACCAGCCTTCAGGAAATGCAGGCGGCAACAGAAGTCCTGGTCCAACTGGCTCAGGAATGGGCAAAGTAA
- a CDS encoding tyrosine-type recombinase/integrase, with amino-acid sequence MPETNMTLPDAWEKQVLPEIDHIAESTLKEYRSSLGLWKTLTGNPTCDQINRETVRHFRDKLISTPYRRGGQKKVGQRTPSTVNRVMRDIHVTISPLWPADRSNPSGLNLIPYFKWPRNLQHQKQLPFVFTAADLDRLYLNCNAARQPSKFARWCPMNEPRLWRLALVLALNCGARTWDLFDFKISKIRLNEPEPYQFGSISFHAQKTGKLHRFPLNECAAKHLKAYLADPITWHGQTDRLFPGFYKGQTFYKTWKRICTAAESSGTFESMRKTCVTRHNSVVWNAGFWLSGHVQTGVFGHYDNPSDRIFEAVYGLEQPAEFVRGAAALGV; translated from the coding sequence ATGCCTGAGACCAACATGACCCTACCTGATGCGTGGGAAAAGCAAGTGTTGCCTGAAATCGATCACATCGCTGAATCGACGTTAAAGGAATACCGGAGCTCGCTGGGACTCTGGAAAACTTTGACGGGCAATCCCACTTGCGATCAGATCAATCGGGAAACCGTCCGTCATTTTCGTGACAAGTTAATTTCGACCCCCTACAGAAGGGGCGGTCAGAAAAAAGTAGGGCAGCGAACTCCCTCCACGGTGAATCGCGTCATGCGTGACATCCACGTCACGATATCACCGCTCTGGCCGGCCGATCGGTCAAACCCCAGTGGGCTTAATCTGATCCCGTACTTCAAATGGCCACGGAATCTTCAGCACCAGAAGCAACTGCCATTCGTGTTCACAGCTGCTGATCTGGATCGGCTCTACCTGAATTGCAATGCGGCCCGTCAGCCGTCGAAGTTTGCTCGCTGGTGTCCCATGAATGAGCCGAGGCTTTGGCGGTTGGCGCTCGTCCTGGCTCTCAATTGTGGGGCCAGAACATGGGATCTCTTCGACTTCAAGATTTCCAAGATTCGCTTGAATGAGCCGGAGCCATATCAATTCGGGTCGATTTCCTTCCACGCACAGAAGACGGGGAAGTTGCATCGGTTCCCACTGAATGAATGCGCTGCCAAGCATTTGAAGGCCTACCTTGCAGACCCCATTACATGGCATGGTCAGACGGATCGGCTCTTCCCTGGTTTCTATAAGGGTCAGACGTTCTACAAAACGTGGAAGCGGATCTGCACCGCAGCGGAATCGTCAGGCACCTTTGAGAGCATGAGGAAAACGTGTGTCACGCGGCATAACTCTGTCGTGTGGAACGCCGGGTTCTGGCTGTCGGGGCACGTCCAGACGGGCGTCTTCGGGCACTATGACAACCCGAGCGATCGAATCTTCGAGGCGGTTTACGGCCTCGAACAGCCTGCCGAGTTCGTACGCGGCGCGGCTGCATTAGGAGTGTGA
- a CDS encoding helix-turn-helix transcriptional regulator: MKHVILEQRMRRNLKHLNDLGYTQEELASLAGVSRVQINRVLNGDGEPRLKTCEQLAVSLGMDPTAMLLPAEEFDSIAQTICVTPA, encoded by the coding sequence ATGAAACACGTGATTCTTGAACAACGGATGCGTCGAAACCTGAAGCATCTCAACGATCTTGGGTATACGCAAGAAGAACTAGCCTCACTGGCCGGCGTGAGTCGCGTGCAGATCAATCGCGTTCTGAATGGCGACGGTGAACCGAGGCTGAAGACCTGTGAGCAACTTGCGGTATCATTGGGAATGGATCCCACAGCTATGCTGCTCCCTGCAGAAGAGTTTGACTCAATCGCGCAGACGATTTGTGTAACCCCGGCTTGA
- a CDS encoding sigma-70 family RNA polymerase sigma factor, which translates to MQSVELWEAYRASRSIKDRNRLVEDYLPFVRHCADQVVAMFPCGCPCERDDLVQEAVPALIHLVESYDPALANFRTFAKPRLFGAMIDAIRRIDWVPKGTRRRQRDTPEMRVAEMVPLADIHLATVAEGFPGEVGTEEFWERVSRGLSERERLVIQLRYRSGLKLLQIADVLGMTRANVSRIHCQALRFLSKRTGLRNLE; encoded by the coding sequence ATGCAATCAGTTGAGTTATGGGAGGCCTACAGGGCATCCCGATCGATCAAGGACCGTAATCGACTTGTCGAGGATTATTTGCCATTCGTCCGGCACTGTGCTGATCAGGTTGTCGCGATGTTTCCGTGCGGTTGCCCGTGCGAGCGTGATGACCTGGTGCAAGAGGCGGTCCCGGCACTGATCCATTTGGTCGAGTCCTACGATCCCGCTCTTGCGAACTTCCGAACGTTTGCAAAGCCTCGGCTGTTCGGTGCGATGATCGACGCGATACGTCGTATCGACTGGGTTCCGAAGGGGACTCGGCGCCGGCAGCGTGACACGCCGGAGATGCGCGTTGCCGAGATGGTGCCTCTGGCCGATATCCATCTGGCCACGGTGGCAGAGGGGTTTCCGGGCGAGGTTGGTACCGAAGAGTTCTGGGAGCGTGTTTCACGCGGCTTGAGCGAGAGGGAGCGGCTCGTGATCCAGCTCCGGTACCGCAGCGGACTCAAGCTGCTGCAAATCGCCGACGTCCTCGGCATGACGCGAGCTAATGTCAGCCGGATCCATTGCCAGGCCCTCCGGTTTCTCTCGAAGCGGACTGGTCTGCGTAACTTGGAGTGA
- a CDS encoding thermonuclease family protein yields the protein MVWFAVLLLLLANPTPTELSGKVVKITDGDTCVVLVGQQQVKVRLASIDAPESRQPWGTRSRERLGELVHEKEVVVSVAGKDRYGRVLGTLIVDGRNVNEILVSEGFAWHYVAYSKSARLTRLEQEAREAKRGLWADKDPIPPWEWRKLQKPAKHQ from the coding sequence GTGGTATGGTTCGCGGTCCTACTGCTGCTGCTGGCGAACCCCACGCCCACAGAGCTCTCGGGCAAAGTCGTGAAGATCACCGATGGCGATACGTGCGTCGTCCTGGTCGGGCAGCAGCAGGTAAAGGTTCGACTGGCGAGCATCGACGCACCGGAATCCCGCCAGCCATGGGGAACCAGATCAAGAGAACGACTGGGCGAGCTCGTCCACGAAAAGGAAGTCGTTGTCTCAGTCGCGGGTAAAGACCGATACGGCCGCGTCCTGGGCACGCTGATCGTCGACGGCCGGAACGTCAACGAAATTCTAGTCTCAGAGGGCTTTGCCTGGCACTATGTCGCTTATTCCAAGTCCGCGCGACTGACCCGCCTGGAACAAGAGGCCCGCGAGGCCAAACGCGGCCTATGGGCCGACAAAGACCCAATCCCACCTTGGGAATGGCGAAAACTGCAAAAGCCCGCTAAGCACCAGTAG
- a CDS encoding terminase gpA endonuclease subunit — protein MRDDASSSLKEKAQRHRDKMASNSRDNYDSVAEIGAIKPVGNPERRTRCENDLAQFLVEYFPGTTGLSPFSDDHKRVIARLQEAALKGGRYFNLVFRGFAKTTISVNTCIWAVAYGHRALVVLIGANRNAAKDLLDAIKAELETNELLAEDFPEICQAIAALEGKNQRCASQTCEGELTHIEWTKDKIVFPTIAGSVSSGAAIVTRGITSSIRGIGQRRADGTQQRPDLVICDDLQTDQSAASPVQVRKRLMTLSKSILKLAGHNSTIACVVNGTIIERDDLMDRLRDPLQYPGWQGETVQMMRSPSNAHETLWLGDYARLRRSFDPKQPGDQDRAQDEANQFYAAHRAEMDAGCVVAWEHCYDHELELSAIQHAYNFLIDDGPEVFAAECQSEPLRGETELEQLIAADVIHKLSGYKHREVPPDTVRITCFIDCQDESFWYVVVSWTANYTGYVIDYGCWPDAKSRDASKKTLKKTLAKAYPDFKNKETRWRAGLFDLCEQLLGRDWLDPDGKPHAIQYAFVDVADGDSSLPIRSWVKASKWSKILRCSMGLGLRPADTPLGERKKADDELRRGLNWCEKRDKKVRGGSITWIDTNWWKSFVSNRWRVGSPRPKEDKGYRANEPGALYLYGVDAHTHQTFGVHQTSEARTRLTHEKSGRTIDFWSLKPNRPDNEYFDGLVGCAVLADMAGGVSLKDSGLKSVAKPQRRGPRKATPL, from the coding sequence ATGAGAGACGATGCGTCTTCCAGCCTAAAAGAGAAGGCTCAGCGGCATCGTGACAAGATGGCCTCGAACTCGCGCGACAATTACGACTCCGTCGCGGAGATCGGGGCTATCAAGCCGGTCGGGAATCCTGAACGGCGGACTCGGTGTGAGAACGACCTGGCTCAGTTCCTGGTGGAGTACTTCCCAGGTACCACGGGGCTGAGTCCGTTTTCGGATGATCACAAGCGAGTCATTGCTCGTCTGCAGGAGGCCGCACTCAAGGGGGGCCGATACTTCAACTTGGTGTTTCGTGGATTCGCGAAAACTACCATCTCGGTCAACACCTGCATCTGGGCCGTGGCCTACGGTCACCGGGCACTCGTCGTACTGATCGGGGCCAACCGCAATGCAGCGAAGGACCTCTTGGACGCGATCAAGGCCGAGCTCGAAACGAACGAGCTGCTGGCCGAAGACTTCCCGGAGATCTGCCAGGCGATCGCCGCGTTGGAAGGCAAGAACCAGAGATGTGCGTCTCAGACCTGCGAAGGCGAGTTGACTCATATCGAATGGACGAAGGACAAGATCGTGTTTCCCACGATCGCCGGATCGGTGTCCAGCGGCGCCGCGATCGTGACTCGAGGCATCACCTCGTCAATCCGCGGCATCGGTCAACGCCGGGCGGACGGGACCCAGCAGCGGCCCGACCTGGTGATCTGTGATGATTTGCAGACCGATCAATCAGCAGCTTCGCCCGTCCAGGTCCGAAAGCGTCTGATGACGCTGTCAAAGTCGATTCTGAAACTGGCCGGACACAATTCGACAATTGCGTGCGTGGTCAACGGGACGATCATCGAACGTGATGACCTGATGGACCGGCTGCGGGATCCACTGCAGTATCCCGGCTGGCAGGGTGAAACCGTCCAGATGATGCGGAGTCCTAGCAACGCTCACGAGACGCTCTGGCTGGGCGACTATGCCAGGCTGCGCCGGTCATTCGATCCAAAGCAGCCCGGTGATCAGGATCGAGCCCAGGACGAAGCGAATCAATTTTACGCCGCCCATCGAGCGGAAATGGATGCCGGCTGCGTCGTCGCCTGGGAGCATTGCTACGATCACGAGCTGGAGCTTTCGGCAATCCAGCATGCGTACAATTTTTTGATCGACGATGGGCCCGAAGTCTTCGCGGCCGAGTGCCAGTCTGAGCCGCTGCGGGGGGAAACGGAGCTGGAGCAGCTCATCGCGGCTGATGTGATCCACAAGCTGAGCGGCTACAAGCATCGCGAGGTACCGCCCGACACGGTACGGATCACCTGCTTTATCGATTGCCAGGATGAATCGTTCTGGTATGTCGTCGTGTCCTGGACTGCGAACTATACAGGCTACGTGATCGATTACGGTTGCTGGCCTGACGCGAAGTCGCGGGATGCCTCGAAAAAGACACTCAAAAAGACGCTGGCGAAAGCGTATCCGGACTTCAAAAACAAGGAAACTCGCTGGCGTGCAGGCCTGTTCGATCTATGTGAGCAGCTCCTGGGCCGCGACTGGTTGGACCCTGACGGTAAGCCGCACGCGATCCAGTACGCATTCGTGGACGTGGCGGACGGCGATTCCTCCCTGCCCATCAGAAGCTGGGTGAAGGCCTCCAAATGGTCAAAGATTCTGCGTTGCTCGATGGGCCTGGGACTTCGTCCGGCAGACACGCCGCTGGGCGAACGAAAGAAGGCAGACGACGAACTTCGAAGGGGCCTCAACTGGTGCGAGAAGCGAGATAAAAAAGTTCGCGGTGGATCGATCACCTGGATTGATACGAACTGGTGGAAATCATTCGTCTCGAATCGCTGGCGAGTCGGCAGCCCTCGCCCGAAAGAAGACAAGGGATATCGGGCCAACGAGCCAGGGGCGCTCTATCTCTACGGCGTTGACGCTCACACGCACCAGACGTTTGGCGTGCATCAAACGTCCGAAGCTCGCACCAGGCTGACTCACGAGAAGTCCGGCCGAACGATCGACTTTTGGTCGCTCAAACCGAATCGCCCCGACAACGAGTACTTCGACGGACTGGTCGGGTGTGCGGTCCTCGCCGATATGGCGGGCGGCGTCAGCCTGAAGGACTCCGGTTTGAAGTCGGTCGCAAAACCGCAACGACGTGGCCCGCGAAAGGCCACTCCACTCTGA
- a CDS encoding carbon storage regulator, with protein sequence MLVLSRKAGEKIYIGNDITITVVRIGPCAVRIGIEAPKNVNVVRSEITRHEIDINLSEGQSLDVEQLAALTGLGG encoded by the coding sequence ATGCTCGTTCTGTCACGGAAGGCGGGAGAAAAGATATACATTGGGAACGACATCACGATCACAGTCGTGAGGATCGGGCCTTGCGCGGTCCGCATCGGGATCGAGGCACCGAAGAACGTCAACGTCGTGCGCTCGGAGATCACACGCCACGAGATCGATATCAATCTATCTGAGGGGCAGTCACTCGACGTCGAGCAGCTCGCGGCCCTCACCGGCCTGGGAGGGTGA
- a CDS encoding phage portal protein, whose protein sequence is MASPTIKSEDAELNQSKRDQLNAQANDALRNFAICRWAVGKHLDFVSRHSFICDTGDNRFDTDVQDLMDWYSNDPKNCDVMARHTLDRIVRMTEGRAVVEGDHLLLPLKSSHIQQVETDRLRSELGMALDGSEAHGVKLNKQGAATAYRIWKREVYGGYSNPQDYPANQVIYHGYWPTERSDQVRGIGLITAGLNDFCDAYEWVDLTKAAAKLRAAFGMIVTSKAVDGLGDHTEIEEATPILDQFGNPVACETTQKYEVEFGKGPFKLELDPGEDVKFLTDDSPSVQTFDFFKSTIGFALKSLDIPLCFYDEGLTNFFGQRAALILYLESCKTKRRNLVTNVLAPLTRWLIARWIAEGRLRLPAGANVSKIPFSWHPAGCPYWNPSQEINADIQAIGAGLGDWETIYLERTGRDWYRDMMRLKRQQQFLKENDISIDPKLIQMVQIMTDPAQMGGTNPLSQLPMGGLTV, encoded by the coding sequence ATGGCGTCTCCAACCATCAAATCCGAAGACGCGGAGCTGAATCAGTCCAAGCGCGATCAGCTCAACGCCCAGGCGAATGACGCTCTTCGCAATTTTGCCATCTGCCGTTGGGCGGTCGGAAAACACCTCGATTTTGTCTCGCGTCACTCGTTCATTTGTGACACCGGCGACAACCGTTTCGATACCGACGTCCAGGACCTCATGGACTGGTATTCGAATGATCCGAAAAACTGCGACGTCATGGCCCGTCATACGCTCGATCGGATCGTGCGTATGACCGAGGGCCGGGCGGTGGTCGAAGGGGATCACTTGCTTCTGCCCCTCAAGAGCAGTCACATCCAGCAGGTCGAAACCGATCGTCTCCGGAGCGAGCTTGGCATGGCCTTGGACGGCAGCGAAGCCCACGGCGTCAAGCTGAACAAGCAGGGCGCCGCGACGGCGTATCGCATCTGGAAACGCGAGGTCTACGGCGGTTACTCGAATCCGCAGGACTATCCGGCGAATCAGGTCATCTATCACGGCTACTGGCCGACTGAACGCTCCGACCAGGTTCGCGGGATCGGCCTCATTACAGCGGGCCTGAATGACTTTTGCGATGCGTATGAGTGGGTGGATCTGACGAAAGCCGCTGCGAAACTCCGAGCCGCATTCGGAATGATCGTCACGAGTAAAGCCGTCGACGGGCTGGGCGATCACACGGAGATTGAAGAGGCCACTCCGATCCTGGATCAATTTGGCAATCCTGTCGCCTGTGAAACGACGCAAAAGTATGAGGTCGAGTTCGGCAAGGGACCATTCAAGCTCGAACTGGATCCAGGGGAGGACGTGAAGTTCCTCACTGACGATTCGCCTTCCGTGCAGACATTCGACTTTTTTAAGAGCACGATCGGGTTCGCTCTCAAATCGCTCGATATCCCCTTGTGCTTCTACGACGAGGGATTGACGAATTTTTTCGGGCAGAGAGCTGCTCTCATCCTTTATCTGGAGAGCTGCAAAACGAAGCGGCGGAATTTGGTGACCAACGTCCTGGCTCCGCTCACACGGTGGCTGATTGCGCGTTGGATTGCCGAAGGACGGCTGCGGCTGCCGGCGGGAGCGAACGTAAGCAAGATTCCGTTTTCGTGGCATCCTGCAGGCTGCCCCTACTGGAATCCGTCACAAGAGATCAATGCCGACATCCAGGCGATTGGTGCAGGCCTGGGCGACTGGGAAACGATCTACCTCGAACGGACCGGGCGCGACTGGTACCGGGACATGATGCGGCTGAAACGGCAGCAGCAGTTCCTCAAGGAGAACGATATCTCGATTGACCCCAAGTTGATCCAGATGGTGCAAATCATGACCGACCCAGCTCAGATGGGCGGAACGAATCCGCTGAGTCAATTGCCGATGGGAGGCCTGACGGTATGA
- a CDS encoding 5'-3' exonuclease H3TH domain-containing protein produces MRQSDAVAIGRTERRPGELRIGVGSDESTPPQQYGLVVIVDLLNLLVKAFHAGPPSRINGVRSMLSTVANVIEKLSPEYLIFAADGGHVARSAAFADYKAHRPPKPVELIEQIALAESAIEAIGWPLIRVTDWEADDVIASLATAIVPTSAGVVVCSCDKDLLQLCTEGQRIKIYHPWDGGKFLGGSYVEEKYGITRNQLADYLALVGDASDGVPGVKGIGPNKAGELLGKHHDLESILEAGRCLLVPGAVGKALREQADAARLSRRLVELHRGLVIPTAWHDFPAVSPRAGWIEALRSMDLGQAANRLSEILPLTGCVRTGTSKIEVTHEQPDLWPAGTVSSSGSVAAATAQETTESIGNDLQRPLAESDGGAGAPTLEAVPQSGGVLGVPVGTPAARLWNATRYIPHEERTRDAVDDAMTRDYRDADWWRHYPLPAVLPPDCEQWITLRSTYATARTEIERRGPLSENSWKAGTVYHYVTELAMGGKEFSLPCDQTRAEPVARQLQSSLF; encoded by the coding sequence GTGCGACAGTCTGACGCTGTCGCTATCGGTAGAACTGAACGTCGACCAGGCGAACTTCGAATCGGAGTTGGATCGGACGAGAGCACGCCGCCTCAGCAATACGGCCTAGTGGTCATTGTCGACCTGCTGAATCTCCTGGTCAAAGCGTTTCACGCTGGTCCGCCCTCGCGGATCAACGGAGTCCGGTCGATGCTGTCGACTGTGGCCAACGTCATCGAAAAGCTGTCGCCTGAATATCTGATTTTTGCGGCCGATGGTGGCCATGTCGCGAGGTCTGCCGCCTTCGCCGACTACAAGGCCCATCGGCCGCCCAAACCTGTTGAACTGATCGAGCAAATTGCCCTGGCCGAGTCGGCCATCGAGGCTATCGGATGGCCGCTAATCCGTGTCACGGATTGGGAAGCTGATGATGTGATCGCATCGTTAGCTACGGCGATCGTGCCGACTTCGGCCGGGGTGGTTGTTTGCTCCTGCGATAAGGATCTGCTGCAGCTCTGCACAGAGGGCCAGCGGATCAAGATCTACCATCCTTGGGACGGTGGCAAGTTCCTGGGCGGGTCCTATGTCGAAGAGAAATACGGAATCACGCGGAATCAACTGGCTGATTACCTCGCCCTGGTCGGCGATGCCAGCGATGGCGTACCAGGTGTGAAGGGGATCGGCCCGAATAAAGCGGGGGAGCTGCTTGGTAAGCATCACGACTTGGAGTCGATCCTGGAAGCGGGCCGGTGCCTGCTCGTCCCTGGTGCGGTGGGGAAAGCACTCCGTGAGCAGGCCGACGCTGCTCGCCTGTCACGACGGTTGGTCGAGCTCCACCGCGGGCTTGTGATCCCAACCGCCTGGCATGATTTCCCGGCTGTGTCTCCGCGAGCTGGCTGGATTGAGGCCCTGCGATCGATGGATCTCGGACAGGCGGCGAACCGGTTGTCAGAGATCTTGCCGCTCACCGGTTGCGTCCGCACAGGCACGTCAAAAATCGAGGTGACTCATGAGCAACCCGACTTATGGCCAGCAGGAACAGTATCGAGCAGTGGCAGTGTGGCGGCCGCGACGGCCCAGGAGACGACGGAAAGCATCGGAAACGATCTACAGCGACCCCTCGCCGAGAGCGATGGCGGAGCAGGAGCTCCTACGCTGGAAGCGGTCCCTCAGTCGGGTGGAGTACTGGGAGTTCCGGTTGGAACGCCTGCCGCCAGGTTGTGGAACGCGACCCGATACATCCCGCACGAAGAGCGCACTCGCGATGCGGTAGATGATGCCATGACGCGAGATTACCGGGATGCTGACTGGTGGAGGCACTACCCACTCCCCGCCGTGCTGCCACCTGATTGTGAGCAGTGGATCACCCTGCGATCGACCTACGCAACCGCTCGGACCGAGATCGAACGTCGCGGTCCCCTAAGTGAAAACAGTTGGAAAGCAGGCACCGTGTACCACTACGTCACTGAACTGGCAATGGGCGGGAAAGAGTTCTCGCTTCCATGCGATCAAACCAGGGCTGAGCCAGTAGCCCGACAGCTTCAATCATCATTGTTTTAG